The following proteins are encoded in a genomic region of Macrobrachium rosenbergii isolate ZJJX-2024 chromosome 31, ASM4041242v1, whole genome shotgun sequence:
- the LOC136855309 gene encoding uncharacterized protein, whose translation MALHPTRVPMSPRAGRRRRSLGDLNSSEGSNESSGAGRRRRSLDGSNSNEGSTSQWSRKTLGGLLDGLRFQRGINESSGAGRRRRSLDNLNSSEGSNESSGAGRRRRSLDGSNSNEGSNESSGAGRRRRSLDGSNSNGGIQRVSGQEDARRSLDGPSSNERVPMNQWNRKTQGGLLDGSNSNEGSMESNGQGGAGDLWMAPFL comes from the coding sequence ATGGCTCTCCACCCAACGAGGGTTCCAATGAGTCCACGAGCAGGAAGACGCAGGAGGTCTTTGGGTGACTTGAATTCCTCTGAAGGATCCAATGAGTCCAGTGGAGCTGGAAGGCGCAGGAGGTCTTTGGATGGCTCCAATTCCAACGAGGGATCAACGAGTCAGTGGAGCAGGAAGACACTGGGAGGTCTTTTGGATGGCTTGAGATTCCAACGAGGGATCAATGAGTCCAGTGGAGCAGGAAGACGCAGGAGGTCTTTGGATAACTTGAATTCCTCTGAAGGATCCAATGAGTCCAGTGGAGCAGGAAGACGCAGGAGGTCTTTGGATGGCTCCAATTCCAACGAGGGATCCAATGAGTCCAGTGGAGCAGGAAGGCGCAGGAGGTCTTTGGATGGCTCCAATTCCAACGGTGGGATCCAACGAGTCAGTGGGCAGGAAGACGCAAGGAGGTCTTTGGATGGCCCCAGTTCCAACGAGAGGGTTCCAATGAATCAATGGAACAGGAAGACGCAGGGAGGTCTTTTGGATGGCTCCAATTCCAACGAGGGTTCAATGGAATCCAATGGACAGGGAGGCGCAGGAGATCTTTGGATGGCTCCATTCCTCTGA
- the LOC136855310 gene encoding uncharacterized protein, translating to MQSPVEQEDAGDLWILNSMNPMSSGAGRRRRSLDGSNSNEGSNESSGAGRRRRSLDNLNSSEGSNESSGAGRRRRSLDGSNSNEVPTSPMEQEDVGRSLDGSNSTGIRVQWAGRRRRSLDDSNSLEQGKRGGLWMAEFSEGSNESSGAGRRRRSLDELNSSEGSNESNGAGKEEESLDGL from the exons ATGCAGAGTCCAGTGGAGCAGGAAGACGCAGGAGATCTTTGGATCTTGAATTCAATGAATCCAATGTCCAGTGGAGCAGGAAGACGCAGGAGGTCTTTGGATGGCTCCAATTCCAACGAGGGATCCAATGAGTCCAGTGGAGCAGGAAGGCGCAGGAGATCTTTGGATAACTTGAATTCCTCTGAAGGATCCAATGAGTCCAGTGGAGCAGGAAGACGCAGGAGGTCTTTGGATGGCTCCAATTCCAACGAGGTTCCAACGAGTCCAATGGAGCAGGAAGACGTAGGGAGGTCTTTGGATGGCTCCAATTCAACGGGGATCCGAGTCCAGTGGGCAGGAAGACGCAGGAGGTCTTTGGATGACTCCAATTCCT TGGAGCAGGGAAAACGAGGAGGTCTTTGGATGGCTGAATTCTCTGAAGGTTCCAATGAGTCCAGTGGAGCAGGAAGACGCAGGAGGTCTTTGGATGAATTGAATTCCTCTGAAGGATCCAATGAGTCCAATGGagcaggaaaagaggaggagTCTTTGGATGGTCTCTAA
- the LOC136855258 gene encoding zwei Ig domain protein zig-8-like, whose product MLSYKLLRVASLLLFADMLVVDSKVRGKPNRNKVTSGTSLRVLGEGINASPPRVPHFAKDTPTSVLAAVGAPALLPCKARNLGAKSVSWIRHKDLHVLTVGSFTFTNDERFSAHRDPSSGDWVLVLRRPEPTDSGYYECSISTKPVTAVSVKLEVVVPSAELLGDGSVYLDKGSTLNLTCVVHFSPTPPEFILWYHRDKLVNYGRRGGREIQVDTRHRGDVTKSTLLVHNATLLDSGRYSCKPANAKRVSVAVHVLESETPEAMKTTSKGVSTSQNHLMFSVVTATAFSLLTSLVDDLNFTRVVPRCLHLHFLAFFTYR is encoded by the exons ATGTTAAGCTACAAACTCCTTCGCGTCGCCTCCCTACTCCTCTTTG CTGACATGTTGGTCGTAGACAGCAAGGTACGCGGGAAGCCCAACCGAAATAAAGTGACCTCAGGGACATCCCTGAGGGTCCTAGGGGAAGGTATCAACGCCTCGCCCCCTAGGGTACCTCATTTCGCCAAGGACACGCCCACGTCCGTTCTTGCTGCCGTGGGGGCTCCGGCACTCCTGCCCTGCAAAGCGAGGAACCTCGGGGCCAAGTCG GTATCCTGGATTCGACACAAGGACCTCCACGTCCTGACGGTGGGGTCCTTCACGTTCACGAACGACGAGAGGTTCTCCGCCCACAGAGATCCTTCGTCAGGAGACTGGGTCCTGGTCCTAAGGCGCCCGGAGCCGACGGACTCCGGCTACTACGAGTGTTCCATCTCGACGAAACCCGTGACCGCCGTCAGCGTCAAGCTCGAAGTGGTCG TGCCTTCGGCAGAACTCTTGGGGGACGGTAGCGTCTACTTAGACAAAGGCAGCACCCTGAATCTGACGTGCGTGGTCCACTTCAGCCCCACGCCTCCCGAATTCATACTGTGGTATCACAGAGATAAA ttagtaAACTACGGCAGGAGGGGAGGACGAGAGATACAAGTGGACACTCGGCACAGGGGAGACGTGACCAAATCGACTCTTTTGGTGCACAACGCGACTTTGCTAGACTCAGGAAGATACTCCTGCAAGCCAGCCAATGCCAAGAGAGTCTCCGTTGCAGTCCACGTCCTGGAAA GCGAGACTCCAGAAGCCATGAAGACCACGAGCAAAGGTGTTTCCACATCCCAAAATCATTTAATGTTCAGTGTCGTGACTGCTACAGCCTTCAGTCTCCTGACCTCTTTGGTGGACGACTTAAACTTTACGAGAGTCGTTCCAAGGTGCCTCCATTTGCACTTTCTCGCATTCTTCACTTACAGATAA
- the LOC136855311 gene encoding uncharacterized protein, whose translation MSPMEQEDLQRQLLDGSNPMMVPMSPMEQEDAGGSNESNGAGRRRRSLDGTPFNEGNNESNGAGRRRRSLDGSNSNEGSNESNGAGRRRRSLDGSNSNEGSNESNGAGRRRRSLDDLNSSEGSNESNGAGRRRRSLDGSNSNESNGAGRRRRSLDGSNSNEGSNESNGAGRRRRSLDGSIL comes from the exons ATGAGTCCAATGGAGCAGGAAGACCTGCAGAGGCAACTTTTGGATGGCTCCAATCCAATGATGGTTCCAATGAGTCCAATGGAGCAGGAAGACGCAGGAG GCTCCAATGAGTCCAATGGAGCAGGAAGACGCAGGAGGTCTTTGGATGGTACCCCGTTCAATGAGGGGAACAATGAGTCCAATGGAGCAGGAAGACGCAGGAGGTCTTTGGATGGCTCCAATTCCAACGAGGGTTCCAACGAGTCCAATGGAGCAGGAAGACGCAGGAGGTCTTTGGATGGCTCCAATTCCAACGAGGGTTCCAACGAGTCCAATGGAGCAGGAAGACGCAGGAGGTCTTTGGATGACTTGAATTCCTCTGAAGGCTCCAATGAGTCCAACGGAGCAGGAAGACGTAGGAGGTCTTTGGATGGCTCCAATTCCAATGAGTCCAACGGAGCAGGAAGACGCAGGAGGTCTTTGGATGGCTCCAATTCCAATGAGGGTTCCAACGAGTCCAATGGAGCAGGAAGACGCAGGAGGTCTTTGGATGGCTCAATTCTCTGA